CCCAAACGCGCCCAGATGAAGCGCTCGATGGAGGCGCTCATCCACCACTTCAAGCTCTACACCGAGGGCTTCCACGTGCCGGCCGGCGAGGTCTACGCCGCCGTCGAGGCGCCGAAGGGCGAGTTCGGCGTCTATGTCGTCTCCGACGGTACCGACAAGCCGTACCGCTGCAAGATCAGGGCGCCCGGCTTCGCGCATCTCCAGGCGATGGATTTTCTCTGCCGCAAGTCGATGCTCGCGGACGTCTCGGCGATTTTGGGCTCGATCGACATCGTCTTCGGCGAGGTGGACCGGTGACGGCCTCCCCGCCCTCCCTTCTCCCGCTTGCGGGAGAAGGTGGCCCGACGAAGTCGGGTCGGATGAGGGGTGTCGCCCCTTGGGCAACGTCGGGCGAGACCGCCCGCGTCCCCCGAATCCCTCATCCGACGCTTCGCGCCACCTTCTCCCGCAAGCGGGAGAAGGATTGGCCGAGAATGCCGGCCGACATCGCCCGCTTCCCCAAGATCCCTCATCCGGCGCTGCGCGCCACCTTCTCCCGCAAGCGGGAGAAGGCTGAGCCGAGAGGTGCGTCCATGATCGTGCACCGTCCCTCAAAGCAGCTCGGACGCGCGCGCGCGATGCGCGGCGCCCCGACCAAGGCCGAGGAGATAGTGTGGCGCAGCCTCCGCGCCGGGGGTCTCGGTGTAAAGTTCCGTCGGCAAGCGCCGGTCGGTCCCTACATCGCCGATTTCGCCTGCCTGCCAGCAAAGCTCGTGATCGAGCTCGATGGCCCACCGCACGACAAGCCGGAGCAACAGGCCAGCGACAAGCGGCGCGACGCCTGGTTCGTCGAGCACGGCTGGCGCGTGCTTCGCGTGCCGAACGAGATCGTTTTCGGTGGCGGCGACATGGTCCTCGATCGCATCAAGGCCGCGCTGCCCCAAGCCCCCTCATCCGACCCGGCTTCGCCGGGCCACCTTCTCCCGCAGGCGGGAGAAGGAGAGCGCGAGAAAGCTCACTGATGTCCGTCCGCCGCCTCGCCGAGGTCCAGCCGAGAGCTTTGCGTTCACGCAGGAGAACCTGGCGTGGGCCGACAGGCAGATCGCCAAGTATCCGGAGGGCCGCCAGGCCTCGGCGGTGCTGTCGCTGCTGTTGCGCGCGCAGAAGCAGAACGACTACTGGCTGCCGAAGCCGGCGATCGAGGAAGTCGCGCGCATGCTCGGCATGCCCTACATCCGCGTCCTCGAGGTCGCGACCTTCTACACGATGTTCAACCTCGAGCCGGTCGGCCGCTACTTCATCCAGATGTGCGGCACGACGCCGTGCCAGCTGCGCGGCTCCGACGCCATCAAGGACGTGCTGCACAAGCGCATCGGCGCGCAGCGCAAGGTGACGGCGGACGGCATGTTTTCCTGGCTCGAGGTCGAGTGCCTCGGCGCCTGCTGCAATGCACCGATGGTGCAGATCAACGACGACTATTACGAGGACCTGACGCCCGAGACTTTCGAGAAGCTGCTCGAAGATCTCGCGGCCGGGCGCCCCGTGCACGTCGGCCCGCAGAACGGCCGCATGACCTCCGAGCCGGAAGGCGGCCTCACGTCGCTCACGACGTGGTACGGCAAGGACGGCCGCAGCGGCCCCGGCTTCGGCGAGCCGGCGAACGACCAGGGCCCCTCGACGCCGCGCTCCGGCGCGCGCGACGAGCGGACCACCAAGGACAAGCCCGACCAGCCCGTCGACGACCGCCGCACCGAGCGCCACGAGAACTCGCTCGGCTCGCCGGCGACGGAGGAGTTGACGGCCATGCGCACGAACCCGACGGCCGGGCCGGCCGGGCAGCCCGAAGAAGAGCAGGCGCAGTCCGACGCGAAGGGCGGCGCGGCCCCGGACGCCGCCTCCGACGTCTCCTCAGACACGCCGAAGAAGGACTGACGCGATGCTGCAGGACAAGGATCGCATCTTCACCAACCTCTACGGCTTCGGCGGCTGGGACCTCGAGTCGGCGCGAAAGCGCGGCTGCTGGGACGGCACCAAGGGGTTGATCGAGAAGGGCCGCGACTGGATCATCCAGGAGATGAAGGATTCCGGGCTGCGCGGGCGCGGCGGCGCGGGCTTCCCGACGGGCCTCAAGTGGTCGTTCATGCCGAAGCCGGACCCGGCGCGGCCCTCCTATCTCGTCGTCAATGCCGACGAGTCGGAGCCGGGCACGTGCAAGGATCGCGAGATCATGCGCAACGACCCGCAGCACCTCATCGAGGGCTGCCTGCTCGCCTGCGTCGCGATGGGCGCGCACGCCTGCTACATCTACATCCGCGGCGAGTACATCCTCGAGAAGGAGCGGCTCGAGGCGGCGGTCGAGCAGGCCTATGAGGCCAACCTCATCGGCAAGGACAACGTCCACGGCTGGCCGTTCGACTGCTACGTCCACCACGGCGCCGGCGCCTACATCTGCGGCGAGGAGACCGCGCTGCTCGAGTCGCTTGAGGGCAAGAAGGGCATGCCGCGCCTCAAGCCGCCGTTCCCGGCCAACATGGGCCTCTACGGCTGCCCGACGACGGTCAACAACGTCGAGTCGATCGCCGTCGCGCCGACGATCCTGCGTCGCGGCGCGGCGTGGTTCGCGAGCTTCGGCGCCAAGAACAATGCCGGCACCAAGCTCTTCTGCATTTCGGGCCACGTGAACAACCCGTGCAATGTGGAAGAGGCGATGTCGATCCCCTTCCGCGAGCTCATCGACACGCACTGCGGCGGCATGCGCGGCGGCTGGGACAATTTGCTCGCCGTGATTCCCGGCGGCTCGTCGGTGCCGCTGGTGCCGGCGCACGAGATCATCGACGCGCCGATGGACTTCGACACGCTGCGCAACCTGAAGTCGGGCCTCGGCACGG
This Beijerinckiaceae bacterium RH AL1 DNA region includes the following protein-coding sequences:
- a CDS encoding hypothetical protein (ID:RHAL1_01685;~conserved protein of unknown function;~source:Prodigal:2.6) encodes the protein MPADIARFPKIPHPALRATFSRKREKAEPRGASMIVHRPSKQLGRARAMRGAPTKAEEIVWRSLRAGGLGVKFRRQAPVGPYIADFACLPAKLVIELDGPPHDKPEQQASDKRRDAWFVEHGWRVLRVPNEIVFGGGDMVLDRIKAALPQAPSSDPASPGHLLPQAGEGEREKAH
- the nuoE gene encoding NADH-quinone oxidoreductase subunit E 1 (ID:RHAL1_01686;~source:Prodigal:2.6), with product MLSLLLRAQKQNDYWLPKPAIEEVARMLGMPYIRVLEVATFYTMFNLEPVGRYFIQMCGTTPCQLRGSDAIKDVLHKRIGAQRKVTADGMFSWLEVECLGACCNAPMVQINDDYYEDLTPETFEKLLEDLAAGRPVHVGPQNGRMTSEPEGGLTSLTTWYGKDGRSGPGFGEPANDQGPSTPRSGARDERTTKDKPDQPVDDRRTERHENSLGSPATEELTAMRTNPTAGPAGQPEEEQAQSDAKGGAAPDAASDVSSDTPKKD
- the nuoF gene encoding NADH:ubiquinone oxidoreductase, chain F (ID:RHAL1_01687;~source:Prodigal:2.6) produces the protein MLQDKDRIFTNLYGFGGWDLESARKRGCWDGTKGLIEKGRDWIIQEMKDSGLRGRGGAGFPTGLKWSFMPKPDPARPSYLVVNADESEPGTCKDREIMRNDPQHLIEGCLLACVAMGAHACYIYIRGEYILEKERLEAAVEQAYEANLIGKDNVHGWPFDCYVHHGAGAYICGEETALLESLEGKKGMPRLKPPFPANMGLYGCPTTVNNVESIAVAPTILRRGAAWFASFGAKNNAGTKLFCISGHVNNPCNVEEAMSIPFRELIDTHCGGMRGGWDNLLAVIPGGSSVPLVPAHEIIDAPMDFDTLRNLKSGLGTAAVIVMDKSTDVVRAIARISYFYKHESCGQCTPCREGTGWMWRVVSRMAEGRAHKREIDMLLEVTTQIEGHTICALGDAAAWPVQGLIRHFRPEIEKRIDDYARNPDDYPVKDFGIAAE